One Eretmochelys imbricata isolate rEreImb1 chromosome 22, rEreImb1.hap1, whole genome shotgun sequence DNA window includes the following coding sequences:
- the CFAP68 gene encoding cilia- and flagella-associated protein 68, with protein sequence MSLSCFYNPHHGSLIHATGHAEVWTDWNSTSKFSQYGWRCTTNEDAYSKKTLMGNWNQERYDIRKIAQPKPLPSQYAHYFESIYSSDYNKDRHHGSRRFKQEPHWFPGHQPELEPPPVKPTARSCYMIDYGPPQGRTPLICEIRGKEQEGAQQKQ encoded by the exons ATGTCCCTATCTTGTTTCTATAACCCTCACCATGGCTCCTTGATACATGCCACCGGCCATGCAGAAGTGTGGACGGACTGGAACAGCACCTCCAAGTTTAGCCAGTATGGCTGGAGATGCACCACCAATGAGGATGCCTACTCCAAGAAAACCCTTATGGGGAATTGGAACCAGGAGCGGTATGATATCCGGAAAATCGCGCAGCCAAAACCGCTTCCTTCCCAG TATGCTCACTACTTTGAATCAATTTATTCATCAGATTACAACAAGGACAGGCATCACGGCTCAAGAA GATTTAAACAAGAACCTCATTGGTTTCCTGGACAccagcctgagctggaacccCCTCCAGTTAAACCGACTGCACGGTCCTGCTACATGATAGATTACGGACCTCCTCAAGGCAGAACTCCCCTCATTTGTGAAATTCGGGGAAAAGAACAGGAGGGGGCACAGCAGAAGCAATAG